The Sciurus carolinensis chromosome 18, mSciCar1.2, whole genome shotgun sequence region aatgggctaaggaactgggcagacacttcacagaagaagatatacaagtgatcaacaaatatatgaaaaagtgctcatcatccctagtaattagagaaatgaaaattaaaagaactctaagaatttatctaactccaattagagtggctattatcaagaacacaagcaataataagtgttggtgtggatgtggggaaaaaggcacactcatacattgctagtggagttgcaaattggtgcagccactctggaaagcagtatggagattcctcagaaaacttgaactggacccaccatttgacccagctatcccactcctcaatttatacccaaaggacttaaaatcagcatactacagtgatgcagccacatcaatgttcatagcagctcaattcacaagagccagattgtggaaccaactgagatgcccttcaattgatgaatggataaagaaactgtggtatatatacagaatggaatattactcagccataaagaagaatggaattatggcatttgctggtaaaaatggatgaagttggaaaatatcatgctaagtgaaatgggccaagcccagaaaaccaagggccaaatgtttctctgataagtggatgacaatatatagcaagtgggggtggtggggggaagagaagaatgaaggaactttggatggtgtagaggaaaatggggagggaaggggtgggggatggaaagatggtggaacgaAACAtacagtattatcctatgtatatatatgattacatgaatggtgtgaatctacattatgttcaactatagaaatgaaaagttgtaccccatttgtgtacaatgaatcaaaaggcagtctgtaaaaataaaaaatttaataagaaaagaaaatatagtcaCAGAACATATATCTGATTTAAGAGACttgcatccagaatatataaattctCAACACTCAATGAGAAGacaatataattaatttaaaaaaggacaaaaatgtgAACAGATAATCACAAAGGAAGATATTGGCATCCTTGTCAATCAATTGACTAGATGTATGGGTTTAATTCTGAGCTTCCATTCTATCccattggggtatatatatacacacacacacacacacaccggtTTTACACTATTTTGATCACTGTAAGTtcatagtaagttttgaaatcagaacCTTAGTCCtcaatctttgttttaatttttcaagacTTTTGTGGTTATTTGGTCTCCTTTATAATGCCACACATATTTTAGGATAAGTTTTTCCATTTCTGCCTGtgacaatattatatataatcttgACTGGGCTAAGGAACATACAGAAAGCTAGCATACCACTAGAGTGTCTGTTCCAGAagaaattagcatttgaattggtaGACTGAATTATGCAAGGTGGCCCTCATCAAAATGGGTAGACATCATCCAATGCACTGGGGTCCAATTAGAAAGGTGAAGGACAAGTTTAAGTTGGTATATCCATCCTCTGTCCTTGGACATTGGAGCTCCTGGTTTTGGGGTCTTGGATATTAGATTTATACCCAATGCCATCTCTCTTCCCATCCTTGTTCTCAGGCCCTTAGACTTGAATTAACCCATTGACTTTCCAGGTTGCAGATGGTATACTGTGGAACTTCTTGGCCAATTCCCCTAATAAATCTTCTCTTAAATAGCTGTGTATCCTATTgattgtttctctggagaaccctaatacgCTATCTAAAAGTCACTGACATTTTCATAAGGAGTGCCTTGAATACTTCGGGGAATATTGTCATCCTGACCTCATCAAGtcttcaatccatgaacatggaatgctTTTCTGTTTACTTAAGTCTTCTGTCAATTACCTCATCAGTGTTTTCTAGTATTTAGTATTGGTTAAATTTGTTCCTGTTGCATTCTTTTTGTACTCTGCTCATCTATAGAAATACAACTGACTTTTGTGTTGACCTTTTTCCCTAAGACTTtgccaaacattttttttagccCCAATACTAGGtggtctttcttcctttctcttttcctccctttcccttcccttccttttccttttttctttctagtgtgGATTCTTTAGTTAGCTATGACATCCATAAGCTTTTTGCACAtacaagatcatgtcatctgtgaatagagaaaagttaatgtgtaatttttgtgctttattttttattttattttatttttgtggtactgggcattaaacccaggTTGCTCTTGCACATGCTAAGGACATGCTCTAGccctgagctacacttccagctcAGTTTAACTGTTTAAGAAACCAGTAAGcaatttttcaaagtggttgtaccattttatattacCAACAGCAGTATATTTATATGACAGTTCCAGTTTCTCAATATCTTTATGAACAGTAAGTATTATCTACAGACTACCTAGAAACTTAAGGGAAAATGGACAGATAGGAAAGTGAATTGCCAGTAACCCATAACCACCTTCTTGGCATAGTCAAAGCACTGGTCCATGACTCACCAAGTTCTCATTTCCCATCCAGTGATGAGGAAGCTAAGATCCCAAAGGTCACCCCAGAGAATGACTCTGCAGCCTGCCAGGCTAGAGCAAACAGGGACTTCCTATGGGGTTCTAGCCACCTCCCATGCCCTCCTTTCACCTTGACTTTGCCCTGGGCATCATCCTTTCCCAAACTAGGGGGTCCAGGAAGGCTAGAGTCTTCCCTGTGACATCATAAGAGCCAGTTGTCATGGGAGACCTGCACACCCACCCTTAGGCAGGGCAGAGCAGGGCCCTGCTGCACAAGGCCTGGCCACTCCTTCCCCACCATACTGGCCCTCCATGGAAGCCTTGGTCTGTGCGTTCTCTGAGCTGCGCATAAGAGAAGGTGCTGGGCTGGGGAAGGAGTGGCAGGATAGATGCTCTCTTGTCCCAGCTGGGGCCCAAAGCCACTGGTGTGGCCTCAGGGACATGCATACTTGGTAGAGGAAAATGTTCACTGATTCAGGCTATGTGATCCTAGGCTGGTCACTTTTCTCTTGGACCCACTGTGCAACTTCTATACTGAGACCGAATACTCTTTCTAGGGTAGGGGCACAAAGGGCCTGAAGTGCTAAAAGGGATTTCAGTGCCAAGGTCAGGCTTTAGGCCTCCCTATTGGCTTAGGGGAGTGAAGAAGGGTAATATGATGAgcaggggctgggcagaggcagaaagTCAAGCCCATTTGACAGATAAGTAAGCCAAGGCTAGGCAGGTTAGGCGCAGATCCATCATATGAGCTGGTCTTAGAGACAGGTGCTTGCATTCTCCCCTCATGGATGCTGGGCCAGCTGGCCACCACCCTCCTGCTCTTCCCCTGCAGATGCAGTGAGCTGGGCCCGAGGACGCCCCAGTCACCTGGACACACCACCCAACATCTACGAGGGGGGCCTGGGGGCCCAGCAGCAGCAGTGCCCCAGTGCCCAGGGAAATAAGCCCAAGAACTTCCGGCTGCGCCACCTCCGGACCCTGGCTCTCTACCTGCCAGGCCACATGCAGCCTGCTGGCCAGTGTGAGAGCCACTGGCTGGGCCGGCTCATGGCTGGGGGCTACCTACCACAGCCTGAGGGCTCCACCTGGCCCCTGGACCTGCCACAGGGGACTCTGGGCCCAGGTAACAACCACTGCTCAACCCTTCTGGAAGCCCAACTACCCAGGGACAGCCTGGGAGATACAGGTGAGCTCTGCAGAGGCAACACTGGGGACAGGAGGGGAAGATCCCAGGAACTTAGATAGGGCTTCTTCAGGGATTAGGAAAGGACAACCCCAAGAAGTGATGTTATGCTCCAGGGGCTCAGATCTTGGTGAATCTGTTCCCATCCCTGTTCCCTACTGTTGGATTAAGGCCATGGATGTGCCCAGGTCACAAAACTCCCAGTCCCATAGGGTCTCAGTGGTGGTGGTGCACAGATGAGCCAGGGATGGAGAGTGTCAGGGCAAGCGGGCATGAAGCAAAGGGAAGGCTCTGGGAATGAGTTCTGGGTTCCTGTTCTACCTCCGCATTTGATGAGCAACTTTGGAcaactctctctcttcctgggcCTGTTTgtccatctgtgaaatgaggtgTTTGGGTTAGGTGAGGGTCCTTCTAGCTTGAACCATTCACCTCCCACTTCCTTCTCCCAGTTTTCCCAAGGAAGGAGTGCCAATCCTCCCCTTCTGTTTTGAAGGTATCAGGGTCTGGGAACCCTAGGGTGGGTTGCCAGTCTCCCTTGAGGCTTGAATggctcttctctttcctctttcctcagcttccAGTTCCAGCATGGACCCAGCCAAGGGTGTCCCTGCCCAGCCAGGTCCCCCTGAGGGCTTGGGGCTCAGGCCCAAGAGGTCCTGGGGGGCCTTGGAGGAGGCCATGTGTCCCTTGTGCAAGAGAACCCGCTCTGGGGCCTTGGAGAGGCCATAGGGATCCTGAatgccagggctggggacagaggggaAGGATAGccgaggaagaggaggcaggtcCAAAGAGGAAGGGCTCAGATCGCATAGTAGCCCTGCCCACTGAGACAGCCCCACAGCTGCCCAGCACCAGATCTGGGTCAGTTCGGGAAAGTgcaaagggagagggaggaagaggtcCTGAAAGAGGGACAGAAGAGATAGAAGCATGGCCCTGCCCTTGCAGCCTGCTCAAACTCCAGTCAGCCACTTGCACCTGGGAGGCCGGGCCGAGTGGAGAATCGGGTTCCTGAGAGGCCAGGGAGCCCTCAGGTCTAATCTCAGTAAAAGCCAAGGCCTGCACCTTCTTGTCCATCTGTGTGTGTCTGCTCAGTCAGAAAAATAGTTTCATGTCAACTCCAAGTCCAGGGGCAAagaggggggaaggaaaggaggttGGGTTTCAGGAGGGTGCCAGGGAGAGCAAAGGAGGCAGAAATGTTGGTCTGGACCCTGCATGACCCCTACTGAGAGCTTGGGATCTCAGTAGGACAGGTACAGCCCTTCTCCCAGCTGGCCTGGATGCAGGCACCGGGCGGGCATGGGATTCCTTTGTACCTGGGTATCTCAACCAGGCACTTGACCCTTGGGCTGGATTGATCTTTGCTGTGGTGCCATCCTGTGCACTGCAGGATGAGCAGCCTTGGGAGAGATGCCAACAGTACCCTCCTCTCAGCTGTGACCACTCTGAGAGTCTCCAGATATCATCCAGTATCCCCTGGGGGCACATCTGCTCTGGTTGGGAATCCTCATTCTGCACCATGGGGGCTCAGTCCTTTGGGGAGATGGGAACTCCTGGGTTTGCTCCAATGGCCCTTGCCTATCTGTCTCACTTCAAGTCTGAGCAGCTCAGGCCAGGCTAGGGCTGAGCATTGGCCCCAACTCAGGCTCTTGCCAGAACACACGTGGTGGTGTCAGGGGGAGCAGGTTTCCTCTTTTCCTGCACCCTGGTTCCAGTGATCACCCAGTGGGTGACAGAAGGGCAGTTGCTTTTGTCTTCTCCTACAACACTCCTCCTGGACTTGGAGGTCAGATGGACCTGAGAGATAACTACCCAAGAGAGATATTAGGAAGGCAAACAGAGTCAGCTGCCCCCACCACCTGCTGAGGCTTTGGTGGGGCTGCTGCCAAGGTTGCTGGGCAGAAGCCGGCAATCCAAGGTCTTTGGAAACCAACAAAGGACGGATTCTCTCACTTTTGAAGAGTGGAGGCTCAGAAGCAGTTTGCCCCAGACTCAAGACCTTGTGATACCCAGGCTGTGGCCAGTCAGTGGCCACTTGTCTGTCTAAGGCCCTTGCACAGTCCCTTCCCCTTGAATAGGGATTGGCTCCGGATCTTGCTTTACCAGTAAAATGTCAAAGTGATGTGGTGTCATGTTTGGGTGGTAAGGAGATCTGGCTGTTTTCAATGTGTACTATGGGGGAGATTATGTAAAGATGAGTGGTCACTTAGAGCTGATGGTCCTGAGGCTGCCACACGGTGGGAAATCAATCTAGGCCATGATCAATGCTGGCAGCAGTGAGAGTAGATCCTCCAGCCCAGTCAGCTTGCCCAAGTTGGTGCCATAGAGCAGGTGAGCCCTCCCCACTGACCCCTGCTTACCGAATCACAGTGATGTGGCTGCTGCTCATGCTGCAGGTTTGGGTTAGTCTGCAGCCCTAAGACCACGCTTTCCCCACAGGAAAGACATTTGCTATTACCACATGCTGGCCCCACAGAGAGATGGTTCCAAACTGGCCTTTAGACAAACCTGcacacagccaggcatggtggcacacacctgtaatc contains the following coding sequences:
- the C18H16orf90 gene encoding uncharacterized protein C16orf90 homolog; its protein translation is MRSARMRINAVSWARGRPSHLDTPPNIYEGGLGAQQQQCPSAQGNKPKNFRLRHLRTLALYLPGHMQPAGQCESHWLGRLMAGGYLPQPEGSTWPLDLPQGTLGPGNNHCSTLLEAQLPRDSLGDTASSSSMDPAKGVPAQPGPPEGLGLRPKRSWGALEEAMCPLCKRTRSGALERP